A genomic stretch from Croceibacterium aestuarii includes:
- a CDS encoding DUF3008 family protein has protein sequence MPAKSKAQQQAAGAALSAKRGDTKVSDLQGASKSMYDSMSEEELEEFAETDREGLPEHADDD, from the coding sequence ATGCCAGCCAAGTCCAAAGCACAGCAGCAGGCCGCCGGGGCCGCCCTGTCGGCCAAGCGTGGCGATACCAAAGTCAGCGATCTTCAAGGCGCATCGAAGAGCATGTACGATTCGATGTCGGAAGAAGAACTCGAGGAGTTCGCCGAGACGGACCGCGAAGGATTGCCCGAGCACGCAGACGACGACTGA
- the dapD gene encoding 2,3,4,5-tetrahydropyridine-2,6-dicarboxylate N-succinyltransferase, whose protein sequence is MSEALEAVIEAAWEARASVTPGSDDVREAVETALELLDSGQARVAEPDGDGGWHVNQWLKKAVLLSFRLNDNATMENAAAGAPAFDKVPNKFTGWGENRFRDAGFRVVPGAVARRGSFIGKGVVLMPSFVNIGAYVDEGTMVDTWATVGSCAQIGKNVHISGGAGIGGVLEPVQAGPVVIEDGAFIGARSEVAEGVRVGQGAVLSMGVYLGASTKIVDRATGEVHRGVVPPYAVVVPGALPGKPLPDGSPGPSLYCAVIVKTVDAQTRAKTGINELLRD, encoded by the coding sequence ATGTCCGAAGCGCTTGAGGCCGTGATCGAAGCAGCTTGGGAGGCCCGCGCCTCGGTTACGCCGGGCAGCGACGACGTTCGCGAGGCCGTCGAGACGGCGCTCGAATTGCTCGACAGCGGCCAGGCTCGCGTCGCCGAGCCCGACGGCGATGGCGGCTGGCACGTCAACCAGTGGCTCAAGAAGGCGGTGCTTTTATCGTTCCGCCTCAACGACAACGCCACGATGGAGAACGCCGCCGCGGGTGCTCCGGCATTCGACAAGGTGCCCAACAAGTTCACCGGCTGGGGCGAAAATCGCTTCCGCGATGCGGGCTTTCGCGTCGTGCCGGGCGCAGTCGCCCGGCGCGGCAGCTTCATCGGCAAGGGCGTCGTGCTGATGCCGAGCTTCGTCAATATCGGCGCATATGTCGATGAAGGCACCATGGTCGACACCTGGGCGACGGTCGGTTCGTGCGCCCAGATCGGGAAGAACGTGCACATCTCCGGCGGCGCCGGCATCGGCGGCGTTCTCGAACCGGTGCAAGCCGGGCCGGTGGTGATCGAGGACGGCGCCTTCATCGGTGCGCGCTCGGAAGTGGCCGAGGGCGTTCGCGTCGGCCAGGGTGCGGTGCTGTCGATGGGCGTCTACCTCGGCGCTTCGACCAAGATCGTCGACCGCGCGACCGGCGAAGTCCATCGCGGCGTCGTCCCGCCTTATGCCGTCGTCGTGCCCGGTGCATTACCCGGCAAGCCGCTTCCCGACGGCAGCCCCGGCCCCTCGCTGTACTGTGCGGTGATCGTCAAGACGGTCGACGCCCAGACGCGCGCCAAGACGGGCATCAACGAACTGCTGCGCGATTAG